ATAAAGACGGAAACTTCCTTGACGCTATAAAGCCCGGATTATACTTTTTCTCCAGTGAAGTTATTAACCGCTATTCTATTTTCGGCGGAGCAGCGATAAACAGAAAAGGTGAAAGAGATTTATTCGCTCAGTTCGAGTATGATAACGGTATGCCTATCTTCGATAAATTCTTTACTAGAAAACTTGGCTTTGAACCAAAATTTACATTTGCAGGATATAACGTATCACGTTCTTCAACAGGACAACTTCTTGCAGGCGCAGATACATTAAACGTTCCTATTACATATGATTTGCTTTCATTTGATGCAGGGATGTCATGGAAGATGATAAATGTTAATCACGATTTCAGATTCCTCTATACATATAGCAAATACGCTTACAAGCTTGATGCATTTGCATTGCCGTCTGGAGTATCAGTCCGTTCTTCCTCTGAAAATTATTTCCTTGCAAGCAATTTTTCATTCGGTTACAGATATAATTATGAGCAGCCCGGAAAGAACTCTGATATAAATCCCATAGGTAGAAAAGTTGATATTCAATATGACTATGAAGTAAGTAAAATAAATCCCGATATTGTTGTTAATGATGACGGAACTACAACAACATTATACGAGAACAGAAAGCTTCATAAACTTCAGGCTGAACTAAGCCAGAGCATCAGCTTATTTAAGACACACTCACTCGGCTTAAAATTAAAAGGCGCTACAATCTTCGGACCTCAGGTAGAAGATTTCTATAACTTCTATGCATCCGGATTGCCGGGAATGAAAGGATATCCTTTCTATGCAATCGGCGGCGGAAGAATGGGAGTTGCAACTCTTACTTACAGAATGCCATTAATACAAAAAATTGACACCAGAATTTCTCCTCTGTATCTTGATAAGCTTTATTTATCAATCTATGGAGATTATGGTAATGCATGGGATGGTAACAGTGTAAATTTTGCCGACTTCAAAAAAGATGTGGGCGCAGAGTTAAGATTGCAGGCATTCAGCTGGTATGTATTCCCTACAAGTATCTTCCTGAACACAGCATACGGCTTTGATCAGTTTACAAAACGCTTTCAGGGTACAGATGTAACTTACGGTAAAGAGTGGAGAGTTTACTTCGGCGTGCTCTTTGGATTTGATTTTTAAATAAGAATTTTGGATATATCGTAGAGACACAAAATTTTGTGTCTCTACGAAATTGATTGTAGGACCTGACAGGATTTATTCGCCGCGGCGAACTGTCAGGTCTTTTTTTATTCAATTGTTATTTATATGAAGAAAGTTAAGGTGGGTACTACTACTTCCAGTTAAATTGTTTCCACTTACGGGATAATCCATGTAGCAAATGTTAAATTAATAATTGGATAACGGTTTTAATGCATAAGCAACAGTGAACGTCGGGTAATCAACATACAATTCCCTGTCATCTTCATCTTCATTATATCTGAATCTCACCCTGCACTTATCTCCGGCATCATCAATACAATACAAAAAAAGTACAGAAGAGCCTGAACTCTCTTTTGTTTCATAGTCATAGATGTCCAAAACGTTTGTTGAACTGGCAAATATTTTAATCCGCTGGTCTACTATATCTATAGTGATAAGAATATTAGTTGTCTCCCAGTCTGACCATTCGCTCCACCGGCCGTGCTTATATTCCATATCAGATGTATATTTTGCACGAAATTTTATTATATCCTGAGCTTTGCAGTCAATTGATAAAAAACAAAAAACTATTATGATTAATAATAAAAACTTATTCATACTGCTGATTTTTTTTGAATATCAATATAAATATCTTTTTGTATTATTTCCATATATATAATATATATTTAACTTATCCTGTACACTTTTTTAACAACTGAATACGCTCCCCATGCAAAAAATAAGGCAGCAAAAACATCAATGGTATAATGCGCTTTTTGCAAAACAACACTTGAACCGACAATTATTAAGCAAAAGAAAAAAAAGAACTTCATAAATGTATCTGCCTTCAGATTATAGTCTTGCCCCGATATTTTTTTCGCATTAAAAACTATTATTGCAAGAAGAGTCAGTGATGCAGTGTGACCGGAGAAAAACAAATCCTTCTGAACCATACCTCCTGTCCCTAGAAAAAATACTATAGGGTCTCTTAAGTCAATTGCTCCGGCAGATACATCAAGCGGAGTTATATACATTGCAAACATTCTTATCCATACCATAAGAGCATAGCAGTTAAATGCAAACATTAATGTTCTCGGCCTGAATGAATTATAAATTATAAATGTGATGAGGGCGACGTAAATTACAGGAAATGCAATGATGTTTAGATCTATCGCATTGAAGAAATTGAAAAGCGGGTCATTGATTTTTACCGAGTAAGTCCTTGCTTCGTTGAATACAAGAAATCTTGCAAAGCTGCTCATTGTAAAAACTAAAAATATTACTGTGAGCGGGAAAAGATAAATATTCTTCCTGTCAGAAAAAAACGTTTTCCAGATGGATGAGTAACTATTCATTTACTATTCTGTCTTCCCCTCATTCATAAGGGGGAATAGGAGGAGGTTTAAGTTTCAATAACGGCAATTGCTGAATTAGTATACAAGTTTAAATCTTCAAGTAAAATGTCTCCATCACTCTCTCTGTATTTATAAAACGTAATAATACAATCTTCAAACCCGCCTTCATTAATCATATCATATGAAACAACCATTTTAAATTTTTTGTTGGGAAATGTAAACGTCAATTTATCTTTTAACTTAAGTATAAGCTCAACTCCAATGAATAACAATCTATTGTCCCGTATATTATCAGCTAAAAAATCGTTAACAAATAATTTGTTAGCAGAATATTCATATCTTGAATCATCATCATAAAAATTTGTACTCCTGAGTAAATCTGTATCAATTATTTTATCATCAGTAGTGTAATATCCATTGTTATAATAAATTTTACTATTTAAAAATTCCTGATAATATTCTTGATCTAAATTTAAGGATGAGATAGAAATAGGAGAGTAACCTTCAATGATTTTTCTAAAATTGAGATTATATTTTGAAAAGTTTTCGAGCATAAATTTATAATTCCATTTGGCTTATACCTCCCCCTATCCCCCTCCTTATAAAGGAGGGGGAAGAATTGCGTGAGAAAATTGTACTAAGTGATTCAGAATTCTATACTTACACCTGAGTTAAAGTTTCTGTTAGGGGCTTGTGTTCTTTCAAGCTCCTGATACTGAACATCAAATAAATTACTTACTGCAAAAAATACTGTGAACTTATTTGAAAATCTTTTTGAAATTTTGCTATCAACTACAAGATAAGCTTTCGGTTCTTCGTATTTATAAAATAAGTCCTCGTCAATTTTGCTTACATATTTTCCGGTAACATTAAAATAAAAATCTCTGTAGTTTAAATCAGTTGTAAAATTTATAAGATGGTTTGGTTTGTATGGTAAAAAATCATCTGAGCGGTTAGGAGATAAATCTCTAGCATCCATATAAGTATAATTTACGCTGAAGTGATAGCCTAAATCATGCTGCATAAATCGGAATCCTGATTTGTAATCAATCATAAATTCCACACCTTTTATCTGTGAGTTTGCAATATTCTGAACCTGGAACGGTCCGTATATTCCGCCTCCGATATTTACGTATTGAATAAGATTATCGTATTCATTTATGAATGCAGAAAAATCAATCGTGAATCTGTTCTTATATTGTTTCATAAATCCGATTTCATAACTTACCATTTCTTCAGGCTTCAGGTTTGGATTGTAAACAAAATCAAAACCGCCGAATAATTCTTTCTTGAAAAATAATTCAGCTATTGAAGGTGAACGGAAAGCTCTTCCAACCAGTAATCTGTATGATACATTATTTAATAAATTCCCGCTGACTTCAGGTGTGAACACCAGTGAAAATTTAGGACTGAACTGAGTAGTTGCAGTTCCGCCGACAAATAGATTTCTATCAATTCTTCCACCGATAGTTGAAGTTAAAACTTCATCTCCAACATTATTTGTAATAATTTTAAACTGATCCTGCGCATATACGCCAAAATTATTCTGCTGCTGGTCGCCATAAAGAATTGCTTCGGGATTTGAACGTACTATATTCCATTGAGCATCAAAGCCTGTAATGAAATAATTTTTTCTTCCCAGCTGAAAATCTACCTGTGAAATATTTCCGAAGTTGTATGAATTAATATATGTATTTAACCCGTCAACTGTTGAACCAAATTGAGCTGATACCGGATTATTCGGATTATAGAATGATTCACTAGCTAAGCTGTAATAATAAAATCTTGAAGTATATTTTGAATTTGCATTCGGAACAGCTCTGTAATATAAATCGTAGCTTGATGTTTCTTTTCTTATCCTGTCGCCCAAATACATCGGTGCTGTTTTATATGGCTCAGAACCGCTTCCTGCATCTTTTCTCCAGTAATGGGGATATGCAGAATTTGATTTTGTATATTGAACGGTGAACTCTAAATCTCTGTTTGCAAATAAATCATACATAAACTTTCCCATACCGCCGTAAAATTCATAGTCAGTTTGTTCAGCATGTCCGTCGTTCTTTTTATAGTTAAAATTTAATAGATATGAAAATTTTCCAAGTGTGTTGCTATTGATTGCATCAACACCTTTGAATGTCTGCAGTGAATTTGAAAACTTTAAGCTGTCGTTAAGCTTATTATAGAATCCGTAATTTAGATTTATTCCTGTGTAAGAAGTATAAGTAGGCTTTTTTGTTATTACATTTACAACTCCGCCGATTGCAGATGAACCGTAAAGCGAAGAGAAAGCTCCCTTTACAACTTCAGTTCTTTCAATAATTGATACCGGGATGAGTGCCCATAATGCTCCTTTAGAATCACCGGTTAAAGATGGTCTTCCATCTAAAAGAAGAAGAACTCTGTTCCCTATACCCCCGCCGGCAACATCAGATGAACCGCGGATTGAAAGTGAGTTTACATTTATTCCGCTTGTGCGTGTAACTGCAACACCTTCAACTCCCTGCAATACGTTATCGAATGTTAAAATATTTTTATATTTAATATCATCAGAAGTTACTATAGAAATAGATGAAGGAGTCTGCTGCAGAGTCTGTTCAGTTTTAGTAGCAGTGACATTTATTTTTTCTGTGTTGATTACATCGGGTGAGAGTTCAATCTTTACATCTAAAGAAGCTTTTTCAGTAAGTACTATATCCTTCTCAGCTGGTTTATAACCAATCCGCTTTGCTAATAATTTATAAATACCTTGTCTGAGACTGTTAATAGTAAAAATTCCTTTTAAATCAGTAGTTGTCTCGAATACTTTTTTTCCGCCTTCATCCTGTAATATAATTTGAACGGAATTTACAACTTCATTTGTTTCATTATCGAGAACAATACCTTTTATACCTGTTTCATAATTTTCATATTCGCTTTGTGAGAAAGCGATATTCAGGAAAAGAAAAAAAACAGGCAAAGCATATAATGCTCTGCCTGAAAATTTTCTTAAAATATTTATAAGATTATCCATTATAAGGATTAATATAATTTCTTAGTGGTATCTGCCCAGCATTTGAAATCAATACCGGTAACGCCAGCGTTATTTGTGATAGTTGCTCTTGATGTTGTTGTTACAACGCATGAGTTATGTGTTGTATCACATCCGTAAACACCCATGATAGGGCTTTGACCGCCGGTGTTCTTTCTGAAACCAACAGACACGGCATAATTTCCATTTGCAACATTGGATAACTTATATGAGTATGACTGATTCCATTTTCCAGTTGAAGAATTTCTTGAGATTCTTACTGTATCATAAGATGATGGACCAGCTGTCGGAGGCCATGATGAATAAGCAGCGATAAGATATGTTCCGCCTGTTGATACAAAGCCTGTATCTACAAATGTTAATGTACCATTGATTGAGTTCGCATCAGGACCTGATGGAGTTACTACAGTGTCGTCACTTTTACAGCTATAAGCAATAGTTATTAAAGCTACTGCGCAGAGAACAAATACAAGATTACCGAAGAATTTTGTTTTCAATTTTTTAAAACGTTTGATTAATGAAATGTTTTTTTCTATGGATGATTAGGTGTGCGAGAAATAAAAAAGCTTAAAATAAACTAATTTTAAATATTTTTGGTTTCTTATTTATACACAGTCTAATTAAAAATAACTAAAACCTGCTTTATTTTCAAACCTAATTTTTATCTTTTTTATTTATTCTTAATACGTAAGAGTATCAAGAAGGTTAGGTTATCTAAAAAGCTTATACAAAAATAGTCACAAGTTAGTAAGCTATCCTATGACTTTACTCAAAAAAAAATGTGATTTATATCATATTTTAAAAACCCTTAAAAAAAGCTATAAAATGAATAAACCACAATATTTTAATAAAAATTACTCTCAAAAATAATTTTTTTAATAAGTATTAGATATGCGAAAAGAAAAACTCAGTAAGTATTTTTTGTATTAATTGTTCTTGAACGTTGAAATGATTATAATTTCGGCTGGAGTTTTCTGAAGTTTGGATTTATCCACAATCCCAGAAAGTAACTTCGTATATAAAGCATTATACTCGAAAAATCCTTCCACTCCCTGAAAGAATTTCTCTCGTCCGGATTTACAAATGCGTATCCGTATAATAAAATTGTTTTATTGAACATTGTCCCGTCATCAAGGAAAACATAACGGGAAATTTTGCCTGTTGAATCAGTATCTTCATTGTTAATATCTTTAACAAGAAATACTTTCTCGTTCTTAAGATAGTTCTCAGTGAATTCTGCGCAAAGAGCGCCGAGCAGTTTTATAGTATCGGAATTAATTCCTGTACTTTGTGAGAGCTCGTCTATTTTTAGGGAATCATCTTTTGGAGGTGTGTTAATTCCAATAAGCTTTACTTCTAACCCGTTATCTGTAAGGAACCGATCCCCGCTTAGAATTTTTTTTACTCTTACCTGCAAAGAATCCTGTGAATAAATAATATTTGCAGATGCTAAAAAAAGTATTAGAAGTATTTTGTAATTCAGAGCGAGTTATTTTGCTTTAATTGGAATTTTAAAATAATAAATCTCGCAGTCTAAAACAGTATTAAATCGTGAATATCATTATAAGATATATCAAAACAAATAATACCGAAACTGATACTTCAAGCACTCTGCTGGAAAGTTTAATAAATGGTTTAAACATGGTTTTTATAATTTTTGGTTAACTGATACACCCTTTATTACATTTCCTGTGCCAAAGCAAAAGTGTGAAAATACATGGGAATTACAATGGATTTAAGATTTTTTACATTTCTCTCAGATAGTATTCCAATATTTACTGTAGTTTGGATACTATATACATTTTAAGGAAAAAATATTGATTTTTAGCTACTATTGCGCTTTTTAAAATAAAATTAATTTTTTGAACTAAATTTCAATTTTTAGATAGATAACCTTAGTAGTACAGAACCTTCTTTTTTACTTAAAAAAATTAACGATTTACTCCATTGAATAATTATATTTCTTATAATATATTGTTAAGTCATGCTCACATATACTAATCCCTCAATTTTTTCCCTCACTTGTATTATCTTCCTCTAAGAAAATTTGTACATCTCTTTATAATTCAAAACCCTCGGATTTTAATACCCTTTTCAATACATACACTCCCTCAGTTTTCTTCAACTTAAATTTCAATTAATTTTGAAAAAGGAGATTGTTATGTTCAGAAAATTATTTTTACTCCTGGTTTTATTCAGTATGTCTGCTGTTTCTTTTGGAAATTCTATTTATACAAAAGAGCAGATAGATGAGCTTTCCCGCGTTCAAAGTAAAATTATCTTGAACGGTGATGCAATTAAAGGTGAATATGTTAGTGGTGCTCCCCGCATAGCAGTAAATAAAAACGGGATGACCCAAAGTTATTTTACGGATAATGCAACTGCAACATTTTATAGATTGACCGATGTAAGAAATTATTATGATATTCAGTCTAACGGTACTGCAATGCAGATCTGGCAGGACCCTAACAATCTTGATAATATTCATGCTGTATATATGCTATCTTCAGATCCCGGTACAACATGGCCCGATAGAGCCATGCAGTATTACTTCAGCTCTGACAGAGGAACTACGTGGACATATGTTTCAAGAGTGCCGTCAACAGGCCGTGCAGGTTACGGAATGGTTACAGGTCTTCCATCCGGTGCAGCTATAATAGCTCTTCACGGAGGATTTGGTGCAAGTACAAATGTAAGAACTCAAATACTTGTGGATGCTTTCACCGGACTTGGTTCTTTTGCTATCTTAGACGCAGGCGGTGTTGCAAATAAATATTCATGGCCCAGATTAGTATTAACTCAGTCAAGCTCACCGGTAAATAAATTTGTATTTTGTGCATCTTCTCTTTCACTTGCAGGACAGCCTGAGGATTCAGCTTTTATGAATATCGGCAGATCTTTTACGTCTCCTGACTTTACCGGATATAAATTAATTAATTCAAGTCAGGCTGAGACATATGCACTTGCAAGAGCTGCAGACGGAAGAATAGGTCTTGCTTATATTGTTGATAGAAACAGATTCCCTTCAGATTACGGAAGTGTCTTCTTCACAGAATCAACTGATAATGGTAACACGTTCTCTGCAGCAACAAAAATTTTCTCTGCTAATTTCGGAACAGATTCTCTTGGAGGATTAAGAGGTATTTCTCTTTTATATCAGGGAAACACTCCAAAGGTAGTTTTTGAAACAATAAAGCAAACAACAGCAGGAAATTATTTCGGAGGCGCACCAAATAACATTCGCTTCTGGTCGACGTCTTTACCGGGAGCAGATCCAAACAGAAGCATAATAATTGCGGACTCTAATAATGTTCCTTATGCACCGATGGTTGGCTCTAATGATGTTGAAGGTCCTGTATGCAGACCGTCAATAGGACAAGCTTCAGACGGTTCTGATTTGTATGTTGCATTTATGGTACAGAATGAAGCAGTAGGAGGAACAGATTCTTCATCTTATACTGATATTTATCTGACTGTCTCCGGAAATAATGGCGCATCATGGAAGAGACCATTTATTATTACTCCCACTTCTCCAAGAATGGACTGGGCTTATGTAACAGTTTCACCTATAAACGATAAAACTGCAAATACTGATTATATAAATATGATTTGCCAAAGAGATACAATTCCTGGAGCGAATGTTAATACCCCTAATACGGACACATATGCAGACCCTTTTTATATAAGAGTATCTTATCCGGCACCAGTAGGAATAAATCCTGTAAGTTCAATTGCCGATAAATTTGAA
This is a stretch of genomic DNA from Bacteroidota bacterium. It encodes these proteins:
- a CDS encoding TonB-dependent receptor, whose product is MDNLINILRKFSGRALYALPVFFLFLNIAFSQSEYENYETGIKGIVLDNETNEVVNSVQIILQDEGGKKVFETTTDLKGIFTINSLRQGIYKLLAKRIGYKPAEKDIVLTEKASLDVKIELSPDVINTEKINVTATKTEQTLQQTPSSISIVTSDDIKYKNILTFDNVLQGVEGVAVTRTSGINVNSLSIRGSSDVAGGGIGNRVLLLLDGRPSLTGDSKGALWALIPVSIIERTEVVKGAFSSLYGSSAIGGVVNVITKKPTYTSYTGINLNYGFYNKLNDSLKFSNSLQTFKGVDAINSNTLGKFSYLLNFNYKKNDGHAEQTDYEFYGGMGKFMYDLFANRDLEFTVQYTKSNSAYPHYWRKDAGSGSEPYKTAPMYLGDRIRKETSSYDLYYRAVPNANSKYTSRFYYYSLASESFYNPNNPVSAQFGSTVDGLNTYINSYNFGNISQVDFQLGRKNYFITGFDAQWNIVRSNPEAILYGDQQQNNFGVYAQDQFKIITNNVGDEVLTSTIGGRIDRNLFVGGTATTQFSPKFSLVFTPEVSGNLLNNVSYRLLVGRAFRSPSIAELFFKKELFGGFDFVYNPNLKPEEMVSYEIGFMKQYKNRFTIDFSAFINEYDNLIQYVNIGGGIYGPFQVQNIANSQIKGVEFMIDYKSGFRFMQHDLGYHFSVNYTYMDARDLSPNRSDDFLPYKPNHLINFTTDLNYRDFYFNVTGKYVSKIDEDLFYKYEEPKAYLVVDSKISKRFSNKFTVFFAVSNLFDVQYQELERTQAPNRNFNSGVSIEF
- a CDS encoding T9SS type A sorting domain-containing protein, whose translation is MFRKLFLLLVLFSMSAVSFGNSIYTKEQIDELSRVQSKIILNGDAIKGEYVSGAPRIAVNKNGMTQSYFTDNATATFYRLTDVRNYYDIQSNGTAMQIWQDPNNLDNIHAVYMLSSDPGTTWPDRAMQYYFSSDRGTTWTYVSRVPSTGRAGYGMVTGLPSGAAIIALHGGFGASTNVRTQILVDAFTGLGSFAILDAGGVANKYSWPRLVLTQSSSPVNKFVFCASSLSLAGQPEDSAFMNIGRSFTSPDFTGYKLINSSQAETYALARAADGRIGLAYIVDRNRFPSDYGSVFFTESTDNGNTFSAATKIFSANFGTDSLGGLRGISLLYQGNTPKVVFETIKQTTAGNYFGGAPNNIRFWSTSLPGADPNRSIIIADSNNVPYAPMVGSNDVEGPVCRPSIGQASDGSDLYVAFMVQNEAVGGTDSSSYTDIYLTVSGNNGASWKRPFIITPTSPRMDWAYVTVSPINDKTANTDYINMICQRDTIPGANVNTPNTDTYADPFYIRVSYPAPVGINPVSSIADKFELKQNYPNPFNPVTNIRFSLPKLANVTLKVYGVDGKEVATLINDEIVSEGTKEVSFNATTLASGVYFYTITAGDFRETKKMMLLK
- a CDS encoding phosphatase PAP2 family protein gives rise to the protein MNSYSSIWKTFFSDRKNIYLFPLTVIFLVFTMSSFARFLVFNEARTYSVKINDPLFNFFNAIDLNIIAFPVIYVALITFIIYNSFRPRTLMFAFNCYALMVWIRMFAMYITPLDVSAGAIDLRDPIVFFLGTGGMVQKDLFFSGHTASLTLLAIIVFNAKKISGQDYNLKADTFMKFFFFFCLIIVGSSVVLQKAHYTIDVFAALFFAWGAYSVVKKVYRIS
- a CDS encoding thermonuclease family protein, with protein sequence MQVRVKKILSGDRFLTDNGLEVKLIGINTPPKDDSLKIDELSQSTGINSDTIKLLGALCAEFTENYLKNEKVFLVKDINNEDTDSTGKISRYVFLDDGTMFNKTILLYGYAFVNPDERNSFREWKDFSSIMLYIRSYFLGLWINPNFRKLQPKL